The genomic stretch GAGCTGGCAGCATCCAAAGTCACCAAGAACACTGCTCCTGCAGAGCCAGTGACGTGTGCCATATTCAAGAACTCAAACGGCATCATGAAAACACCTTCCCTTTTATAGAGCTTCAATCTTGCGTTTGGTGGAAGCACAAGGTCGCCCAACACAACAGGATAATTTTCTACGCCACGAATGATGTACCAGAATTGAGCATGATTTGGTCTTGTCGCTGTAACTCTGAATGATTTGCCAAAAGGAATTCGAAACGTGTTGTAGACTGCACCGTTTTTCGCTTCATGTCCAAGCCGCTTCGTGCCCCAAGGAATATTTGGTGTCTCATTCTGGTCACCAAATCCTATATCATGAGCCAGATACAGGTTAAAATCTAAACTTGCTTCTGTTTCGCCATCGATATAGATTCTAATCCTGGTATTTTCGTCCATCGCATAGCCTGTGAACCACTGCTCTGTAATCACACCAGGTTGGCCTGTGTTATGCTCGTAAAGTGTTTGCTCTTCGTTAGGATTTAGGAAGCCGTTCTTAATAGCATACGAAAACGATTTCATTTTAGGATCTACATTTACCAGAGATACTGCTTCTCGGAACAGGAATGTAACGAGAAAGACTCGTACCGCCACCATGATTGCTGTTGTTTCGTTTTGAAGGTCGTTTCCTTGTGAGCGTCACATGACAATCATCCGCTTc from Porites lutea chromosome 1, jaPorLute2.1, whole genome shotgun sequence encodes the following:
- the LOC140951720 gene encoding uncharacterized protein; the protein is MVAVRVFLVTFLFREAVSLVNVDPKMKSFSYAIKNGFLNPNEEQTLYEHNTGQPGVITEQWFTGYAMDENTRIRIYIDGETEASLDFNLYLAHDIGFGDQNETPNIPWGTKRLGHEAKNGAVYNTFRIPFGKSFRVTATRPNHAQFWYIIRGVENYPVVLGDLVLPPNARLKLYKREGVFMMPFEFLNMAHVTGSAGAVFLVTLDAASSVPAFDQITFLEGCFRAFIDGSNKTTWLSSGTEDFFLSAYYFNAGRFQAPNSGLTYIDKGRVSAYKFFENDPLLFSKSLDLWWRCSDVDITKDKHGCPNRWPNPSPYADQNQFYNKAKLSKEEKIAVEEIRKGLKKNEELPKNWAAMEKERITKEGKPYVYATLHSTNVTTYTWVYEW